In Candidatus Hydrogenedentota bacterium, the genomic stretch CGGGAGCCTCCGGCAATAACGCGCCATTGGGGCCGCACTTTGAGGTTCATCAGCCCGTGATTCTCGAAAAAGTGCAGGAAATAGCTCGCGGGGAGATCCGCGACCGAATCGCAACCCGCCGACCAGATGGCGGAAATCATGGGAACGAGATAGTGATCCAGGAAGGCCCTGGAGTAGCGCCCATGGGCAAAGAACTCGGACAGTGGAGCGTCTCCCCGACAGGTCTTGAGAAATGCGGGGCCGTGTTTGCTGAAGCGCGCGATGTCCCAGAGCATCCGGTAAAACGACGGACTGATCAGATTGGCCTTGTGAGCAAAGAGTCCGCGCAATTCCGGCGCCGCGTAGGCAAAGCCGCTTCTGGGATCGGAAAGAGCGAAGGACATGTCGCTCGCCTGGGTGGCCACCTTGAGCTTGTCGAGCAGTCGTATGAAATTGGGGTAGGTCCAATCGTTGTACACGATAAACCCCGTATCCACCGCATGGGTCCGGTCACCATCCTTCACGTCCACAGTATGGGTATGCCCGCCGATGTAGTCGTTGGCCTCGAAAAGCGACACTTCAGCTACATGTTGAAGCTGGTAGGCCGCTACCAGACCCGATATCCCCCCGCCTACGACGGCAATCCGCATGCTGACTTCCTTTTGCAATGTAATGAACTTGAATCCGACTAGAGGGTACCATTTTGTCTAGCTTTTGTCAATCTAGAGAT encodes the following:
- a CDS encoding FAD-dependent oxidoreductase, with product MRIAVVGGGISGLVAAYQLQHVAEVSLFEANDYIGGHTHTVDVKDGDRTHAVDTGFIVYNDWTYPNFIRLLDKLKVATQASDMSFALSDPRSGFAYAAPELRGLFAHKANLISPSFYRMLWDIARFSKHGPAFLKTCRGDAPLSEFFAHGRYSRAFLDHYLVPMISAIWSAGCDSVADLPASYFLHFFENHGLMNLKVRPQWRVIAGGSRNYIPPLIRGFKDRVHTLSPVSRITRNAEGVSLEMPNAEQLHFDHVVLAVHSNQALRMLAQPTDAEREILGAIPYQDNDVVLHTDTAILPKNRDAWASWNYRMAPGAGNRAHLTYHMNRLQSLDSRTDYLVSLNQTSELYIAKQLGRYNYSHPSYSRNSVTAQARHGEISGANRTHYCGAYWGYGFHEDGVKSALKACEFFGAGQIQ